The Caenorhabditis elegans chromosome II genome has a segment encoding these proteins:
- the nlp-82 gene encoding Neuropeptide-Like Protein (Product from WormBase gene class nlp;~Confirmed by transcript evidence) gives MPSYHTVIIILLISIISTTSFILQDLPLERFERSGHGSDELLGGGSQFDRHIRSGLSYRPMPNLMARYRMMSG, from the exons ATGCCGTCATACCACACTGTAATCATCATCCTGCTCATCTCAATTATCTCCACAACGTCATTCATTCTGCAAGATCTTCCATTGGAGCGTTTCGAGCGAAGTGGGCATGGAAGTGATGAGCTTCTAGGAGGAGGTTCACAATTCGATCGACATATACGATCTGGTCTCAGCTACAGGCCAATGCCGAATTTAATGGCACGATATAG aatgaTGTCCGGCTAA